A window of Natrinema salifodinae contains these coding sequences:
- the thpR gene encoding RNA 2',3'-cyclic phosphodiesterase, translating into MRLFVSVDLPDDLAQPVADLQDEFAEASGLNFTNPEQAHITMKFLGDVRKSGTLSSQSESQSDSDDVGEDRVDDLKRELSAAVADAGVDPFTVRYGGLGVFPSLDYISVVWLGVERGGEQLTRLHESIEARTTELGFDPEDHDFTPHVTLARMEHAGGKDLVQDLVEERDPTIGEARVEEVRLTESTLTEDGPVYSTVESFPLT; encoded by the coding sequence AACCGGTCGCCGACCTGCAAGACGAGTTCGCCGAGGCGAGCGGGCTCAACTTCACGAACCCCGAGCAGGCCCATATCACGATGAAGTTCCTCGGCGACGTTCGAAAGAGCGGAACTCTTTCGAGCCAATCAGAATCGCAAAGCGATTCTGATGACGTGGGCGAGGACCGCGTCGACGACCTCAAGCGCGAGCTGTCCGCCGCCGTCGCGGACGCGGGCGTCGACCCCTTCACCGTCCGCTACGGCGGGCTCGGTGTCTTCCCGAGTCTCGACTACATTAGCGTCGTCTGGCTGGGCGTCGAACGGGGCGGCGAGCAACTCACCAGGCTCCACGAATCCATCGAAGCGCGGACGACCGAGTTGGGCTTCGACCCCGAGGATCACGACTTCACGCCCCACGTCACCCTCGCGCGGATGGAACACGCCGGCGGGAAGGACCTGGTCCAGGACCTCGTCGAGGAGCGCGACCCGACGATCGGCGAGGCCCGCGTCGAAGAGGTGCGCCTGACCGAGAGCACCCTGACCGAAGACGGGCCGGTCTACTCGACGGTCGAGTCGTTCCCGCTGACGTGA